The Apium graveolens cultivar Ventura chromosome 6, ASM990537v1, whole genome shotgun sequence genome contains a region encoding:
- the LOC141666900 gene encoding mitochondrial outer membrane protein porin of 36 kDa-like: MAKGPGLYSDIGKKARDLLYRDYQSHHKFTVSTVAANGLAITPSANIKGESFLADVNAQWKNNNITTDLKLDINSNLCSTITIDELAPGLKTILSFVAPDQRSGKVEVQYFHEHAGISTSIGLAATPLVSFSGVVGSNTLALGTDVSFDTASGNFTKYNAALNFSSGDLIASFALNDKFDTLTASYMHTVNPSTNTAVGAELSHCFSSNENTLTIGTQHALDPLTSVKSRVNNNGIASALIQHAWRPKSLITISGEVDTRAIEKSAKVGIALALKP; this comes from the exons ATGGCAAAAGGTCCAGGTCTCTATTCCGACATCGGCAAGAAAGCAAGAG ATCTTTTGTACAGAGACTATCAAAGCCACCATAAATTCACTGTCTCTACCGTTGCCGCTAATGGACTG GCAATCACTCCTTCGGCTAATATAAAAGGAGAATCATTTCTGGCTGATGTGAACGCCCAATGGAAGAACAATAATATTACTACCGATCTCAAGTTGGACATTAACTCGAAC CTCTGTTCAACTATTACCATTGATGAACTCGCACCTGGACTGAAGACGATATTAAGCTTTGTTGCTCCTGATCAGAGATCTGGGAAG GTGGAAGTACAGTATTTCCATGAACATGCTGGAATAAGCACCAGCATTGGTTTGGCTGCTACTCCACTTGTCAGCTTCTCTGGAGTAGTGGGGAGTAACACATTGGCACTTGGGACCGATGTCTCTTTTGACACAGCCTCAGGAAACTTTACCAAATATAATGCTGCTCTGAATTTTTCATCTGGCGACCTCATTGCATCTTTTGCATT GAACGATAAATTTGACACCCTCACTGCATCCTATATGCACACAGTAAATCCATCGACCAACACAGCTGTTGGTGCTGAGTTGTCCCATTGCTTCTCAAGCAATGAAAACACTCTCACAATTGGTACGCAGCATGCCTTGGACCCATTGACTAGCGTGAAGTCTCGGGTGAACAACAATGGAATAGCAAGTGCTCTGATCCAGCATGCATGGCGCCCAAAGTCCCTTATTACCATCTCTGGAGAGGTTGATACCAGGGCTATTGAAAAGAGTGCCAAGGTTGGAATCGCTTTAGCCCTGAAGCCATGA
- the LOC141663742 gene encoding pectate lyase-like, which translates to MTMGKGGHVVFFLIFLSFASAIHANIAEFDDFLKHRADQAKALAAQSYNPHPEEVANSLNKQVGALLSSNATRRHLLRTECKATNPIDRCWRCHGNWHVNRKRLADCGKGFGRNTIGGRDGRFYVVTDASDCDVENPTPGTLRHAVIQEEPLWIIFSKSMVIKLQQELIITSNKTIDGRGVNVHIAYGAGLTLQFVQNVIVHGIRIHHIIPTPGGMVRDSVFHLGLRTVSDGDGINIFGSSNLWIDHVSLEKCSDGLIDAIEGSTAITISNCKFNNHDHVMLLGGSDSYVEDKIMQVTVAFNRFGKGLIQRMPRARFGFFHVVNNDYNRWQMYAIGGSANPTIISQGNRFKAPENRFAKEVTKRDYASESEWKDWQWRSEGDLFSNGAFFHESGPPFSKENLEIKKSLIKAKPGSFAGRLTRYAGALKCRPGHPC; encoded by the exons ATGACAATGGGTAAGGGTGGACACGTTgttttcttcttgattttcttgtCATTTGCGTCGGCAATCCATGCAAATATCGCAGAATTTGATGATTTCCTTAAACATCGAGCTGACCAGGCTAAGGCATTAGCAGCACAATCTTATAATCCTCATCCAGAAGAAGTTGCTAATAGCTTGAACAAGCAAGTTGGCGC TTTGTTAAGTTCCAATGCCACAAGGAGGCATCTTTTGAGAACGGAGTGCAAGGCAACAAACCCTATTGACAGATGCTGGAGGTGTCATGGGAATTGGCATGTGAACCGAAAGAGGCTTGCTGACTGCGGTAAGGGCTTTGGCCGTAACACCATTGGTGGTAGAGATGGCAGGTTTTACGTTGTAACTGATGCATCCGACTGTGACGTTGAGAATCCAACACCAGGAACTCTACGACATGCTGTTATTCAAGAGGAGCCTTTATGGATCATTTTTTCAAAGTCAATGGTGATTAAACTCCAACAAGAGCTAATTATAACAAGTAACAAGACAATTGACGGTAGAGGTGTGAATGTTCACATTGCTTATGGTGCTGGACTTACCCTCCAGTTTGTCCAAAACGTGATAGTTCATGGCATTCGGATTCATCACATTATCCCAACTCCTGGTGGTATGGTCAGGGATTCAGTATTTCACCTTGGACTTCGAACAGTTAGTGACGGTGATGGAATCAACATTTTCGGTTCAAGCAACCTCTGGATTGATCATGTTTCTTTGGAAAAATGTTCTGATGGCCTAATTGATGCTATCGAGGGATCAACAGCTATTACAATCTCCAACTGCAAATTCAACAACCATGATCAT GTGATGTTGCTAGGAGGAAGTGATTCATACGTGGAAGATAAAATAATGCAAGTAACAGTTGCATTTAACAGATTTGGAAAGGGCTTAATTCAGAGGATGCCTAGGGCTCGATTCGGGTTCTTCCATGTGGTCAACAATGATTACAATCGATGGCAAATGTACGCCATTGGTGGCAGTGCCAACCCCACCATCATTAGCCAAGGCAACCGCTTCAAAGCCCCTGAAAATCGTTTTGCTAAAGAG GTGACAAAGAGGGATTATGCTTCTGAGTCTGAGTGGAAGGACTGGCAATGGAGGTCCGAAGGCGACTTGTTTTCAAATGGAGCCTTCTTCCATGAGTCTGGACCACCTTTTTCAAAAGAGAATCTAGAGATTAAAAAGAGTCTGATCAAAGCAAAACCTGGAAGTTTTGCTGGGAGACTTACACGTTATGCAGGCGCCCTCAAATGCAGGCCTGGCCATCCTTGTTAA
- the LOC141663557 gene encoding single-stranded DNA-binding protein WHY1, chloroplastic: MLNPTLSQPSSTSGFSLLNPIHFNTKLSSHLHYSSFSLNPKKPKTPFPNKLSVNKSPHFEHFQHQNNKFTATNSSLSPPATGSSSPRFFVGHSIYKGKAALTVEPRAPEFTPLDSGAFKLSREGFVLLQFAPAASVRQYDWSRKQVFSLSVTEIGTVMSLGAKDSCEFFHDPFKGKSDEGKVRKVLKVEPLPDGSGHFFNLSVQNKLANMDESIYIPVTRAELTVLVSAFNYLLPYLLGWHAYANSIKPDDLTRGNNANPRAGADFEWSR, encoded by the exons ATGTTAAATCCAACCTTATCACAACCATCATCTACTTCAGGGTTTAGCCTATTAAACCCTATTCATTTCAATACTAAACTTTCATCTCACCTTCACTATTCTTCTTTCTCCTTAAACCCTAAAAAACCCAAAACCCCATTTCCCAACAAACTTTCTGTTAATAAATCTCCACACTTTGAACACTTTCAGCATCAAAACAACAAGTTCACTGCTACAAACTCCTCTTTATCTCCACCTG CTACTGGATCATCATCACCTAGGTTCTTTGTTGGGCATTCTATATATAAAGGGAAGGCTGCTCTTACTGTTGAGCCTCGGGCTCCCGAATTCACTCCTTTAGAT TCAGGTGCGTTTAAGTTGTCGAGAGAGGGGTTTGTGTTGCTTCAATTTGCCCCTGCAGCTAGTGTTCGTCAATATGATTGGAGTAGGAAGCAG GTGTTCTCTTTATCGGTTACTGAAATTGGAACTGTTATGAGCCTCGGTGCTAAAGATTCATGTGAATTTTTCCATGACCCCTTTAAAGGAAAAAG CGATGAAGGCAAGGTCAGAAAGGTTCTGAAAGTAGAGCCTCTTCCAGATGGCTCTGGACACTTCTTTAATCTCA GTGTTCAGAACAAGCTTGCGAATATGGATGAGAGCATTTATATACCAGTTACCAGGGCAGAGCTGACTGTTCTTGTATCAGCATTCAAT TATCTCCTCCCGTACCTTCTGGGTTGGCACGCCTATGCAAATTCCATAAAACCTGATGATTTAACTCGGGGGAACAATGCTAATCCCAGAGCTGGAGCTGACTTTGAATGGAGCAGATAG